The following DNA comes from Eriocheir sinensis breed Jianghai 21 chromosome 37, ASM2467909v1, whole genome shotgun sequence.
TGACCTCACATTTGCCGCAACGTATGACCTTAACAACCAAAAAaagggggcagtggtggtgaatTCTTCCATTTATGTATTTGGCGACTGTTTGCAGATGCCTCCAGACCCCGCCCAAGCTACCTGGTCAAGCCGCCCCAGAATGGAGAGATCCGCTCCAACCTACAGAACAAGATCGGGCAGTCCCAGGCCAGGTCGACAGAAAACATCTCAACCTCCACTGTCAGCAAGGGATCTGTGCCTGCCTGTGAGTGCTGGGCGGGTGGGGAAGAGCCTGTGCTGTGCTTGTGCTGTGTTGGTGTTAAGAGAATGGCGAGGCTGAGGTGAAGGATTTTGAGAGAGTATTAGTGGTGATGTGTTTTGAAGGAGCTGAGTGTAAGGCAGTTCAGTGAGTGGATGATCTgaaattttatctgtattttgattTGATAATTTGCTGTGGCGGAAGAGAATTGCTAGATTGAGGTTAAGGATTTTTTGAGGGTAATGATGTTGAGGTGTTTTGAAGGAGCTGAGTGTAAGGCAGTTCAGTGAGTGGATGATGTGAAACTTTATCCGTATTTTTGATGAGACGGTTTGCAGTGCCGGAAGAGAATGGCTAGACTGAGGTTAATGGATTTTGAGAGAGTTATAGTGCCGAGGTATTTTGAAGAGAATGGCTAGACTGAGGTTAATGGATTTTGAGAGAGTTATAGTGCCGAGGTATTTTGAAGGAACCAAGAGCAATGCAGTTTATTTAGTGGTGAAAATATACGAAACTTAATCCGTTATCTGCTGACACCATTTGAATCACTTTTTGTCTATTTCTAAGTGTAGCTGCAGCCTGAGCTTTAAACTgcccctccctttttttatgcccCTTTTGAGCGCTGGGCATCTGCTTGTCGGTTTCATATGTGTTGTGTTGCCCAGGAGCCCATGTTGCCCTCTTACACCAGGACCCTCACTAACCCCCCAGCCATCCCGCCCGCAGCCCGCCGCCGCAGCAATGTGGTGAAGGAGGTAGATCGCAtccagaagaagagggaggagcggAGGAAGCAGCAggcggagaaaaaggaggagaaggaggcactCATGAATCTGGACCCCGGCAACCCGCAGTGGGAGTTCCTTAACATGATCAGAGAATTCAGgtgagggacagggaaggaggaaggaggaaaataagacttGCAGAATACTTGTGTCAAAGGTTTAGGTGCGTTTATCCTCTCCTTTTGTAGCAGGGAGGAAGATAGCATGTGTAGCAAAAGGTGAAGGCTAGTTAAATCTTTGTTGTGAAAATGAATACTTGGCGTCAAAGGCTTAGGTTCATTTATCCTCTCCTTTTGTCTTTTAGTAATTAGTCGTTTGTAGTCAGTAGTTattagtaggttaggttagggtaggtgtgTGAGTTGCATATGAGAACTGCCAGCCCAGGAGGAACTTCAAACCCAATCCTCTTCCTTACAGGTCACAACTAGAGTTCCGCACACTGAAAGATGGAGACCCGCTGGAGGAGCACCAGATTACCGTGGCAGTCAGAAAAAGACCCCTGAATAAAAAAGGTAACACCCATCTTCATATAAATCCACAAGTCAAGTCCTGTCAGTCAGTACCTAATATGTGGTCAATGTGATTCTGTTTGATGAGTGATTGTTGACAGAGGTGTGGAGTCGGGAGTCCTTTATGATATTTGTGATGTTGTGTGGCTGGGTTCTTAATTTCCCCACCACTGTactgcagacgaaggaagggcaagggggGTAGAGTTGAGGTCGCTACCTTAAAATTTCTTGTTTAGGGGATAAATATCTGAAATTTTATCCATATTTTGATTTGACACTGCCgttctcttaacccggtagcagcgacgggccaaaattttgccatgatataaaccccctaaagtagatgatgcataaacttatcacaaatgcgttgatatatattatgaaatggtttgcgtgagtgatgatttttttctcatttttcgcacttagaggggccttcaagaaacatgatccccgcagctactgggttaactcTATCCGACTCTACACCCCTGGTTGTCGCCGCGCCTAACGTGACCTCCCTTGCAGAGAATAGTAAGCGCGAGATTGACGTGATCACCATCCCTAAGAGGAACACCTTATACGTCCACGAGCCCCGCACCAAAGTCGACCTCACCAAGTACCTCGAGAACCAGAACTTCCGCTTTGACTATGCCTTCGACGAAACCTGTAACAACGAACTCGTCTACAAGTAAGTGCGCTGCTTGTCGAGCCCCGGGAACTTATTTGTGCAAGGAATTGGTAGATCAGTTCTTTCATGGTGATCAAGAGGCTTTTGTTAGTGTTGTCAGACGCTaacacctctcacgtcaactatatccaaaggtcaaaaggagatcaattgggttATCATATAttcttttaggttcatagtacagtttaagggtcaaactaccaccatggtcatgaaactacccatggaaatgcccacaactcctacaaaaactGTGTCAAATATGTCTGCTTGGGTGTCGAAATGTTTAAGGATATGACCCTTCAAGTTTTATGTGGTACTAAACTTGTTACGTATTTTTGTCATAGTGTAAAGCGGGGTTCCAAGGAGCAGGTGCTGGGTGAGAGTATGAGCACCGTTGTcatgttatcgtactcagagcatcttaTTTTCTGGCTTCTGACTCATAATTATTGCCAAGGAGCACcaataactaaccattttaaTGATAACTGTATTATGAAGCcagttattggagtggaggagacaatTTTGGGTTGACGATCGACAAATACAagaggctgagtatgacaatctggcaacgatgcGTATGAGTCCAGGTCTTAGCAGGGGGGCGTGTGCTTACCAATGTTCCTCTGTTCCAGATACACAGCGAGACCTCTAGTTCAGACCATCTTTGAGGGTGGCATGGCAACCTGTTTTGCCTACGGTCAGACCGGCTCAGGCAAGACACACACCATGGGGGGTGACTTCCAGGGCAAGAACCAGGACTGTGCAAAGGGAATTTATGCTATGGTGGCCAAAGACGTGTTTATCTACATTAAGAACCCAAAGTATAGAAATCTTAACCTACAAATCTCTGCTAGCTTTTTTGAAATTTATGGTGGTAAGGTGAGTATTGCCATTGGTTTCTGCCTTTGTTCTTGCATACAAATAAGTTGAGGTGATTCTTtaggggaaggagtgaagagtaGTTAGGAAGGAATGCTAATGACCGGTGAGGCAGTGTATTGGCTTCGTGTTAGTGTTGTATCCATCCCGACACAAACTTTAGAATTCCAGATGATACAAACAAAATCATAGGTCCATAGATAATCCCCAACCTCAGCTAAaccctctactcctcttccttaggTTATAAACAAAATTGTACGtttaaatatatatgtgtgtgtgtgtgtgtgtttgctttacagcaaaggaaatggggaaaaaaaaaaataataataatcactgctcctattaaaaagagttcagaggagtggccgaaagagaggtcaatttcaggagatgGAGACAGAGAAACATTAGCTTTGTGTTGATATTGCATTCATCCTGACACAAACTTGAGTATTCCAATAAGAAAATCGTAGGAACGTAGATGGAGAATCCGAACATCTACCTCACCCTGTGCTCCTCTGCGTCAGGTTTTTGATCTGCTCAACAACAAGACGAAGCTTCGGGTGCTGGAGGACGGGAAGAAcgtggtgcaggtggtggggcTGCAGGAGAGGGCATGCGAGAGCGTGGACGACGTCCTCCGCCTCATCAGTCTCGGCTCCCAAGTGCGCACCTCCGGCCAAACCACCGCCAACAACCAGTCGTCGCGCTCCCATGCTGTCTTCCAGGTGCGTCAGTTCACTCTTGCCCTTCTCCCTTTGCATGCTTGGGTGGGGAGGGGATTGATCTTGGATTCTCTGTTATTGCTCATGTCTGGTAGTTAGTCCAGTCagtcttttatgattttttttttccagataaTTTTGAGAAACTTGGATAGAATAGAAAAGCAAGGCGACAAGGCGTATAAACTCCACGGCAAGTTCTCTCTCATTGACTTGGCGGGCAATGAGAGGGGAGCAGACACCTCCAGCGCCAACAGGCAGACCCGTAAGGCAGAACACAGGCTTGTTCTTAATCTGTTCATATTGTAATGATTGAAGGAAGTGTTCATTGTATATGTGGGTGCTCCAGTAAGTTGTTTCCTTGGCAGGCATGGAAGGGGCAGAGATCAACAAGTCCCTCCTGGCCCTGAAGGAGTGCATCCGTGCGCTGGGCCGCAAAGGAGCTCACCTTCCCTTCAGGGCTTCCAAGCTGACGCAGGTGCTCCGAGACTCCTTCATCGGGGACAAGAGCAAGACCTGCATGATTGCCATGATCTCCCCCGGCATGAACTGCTGTGAACACACGTTAAACACCCTCAGGTATGTCTTCTTTCAAGAGTTCTACCATATATGTCCCATAACATCTTGGTTGCTTCTATTTTATGAAGAAACCCTAATTCATTTGCCTTTTCATGTAAATAGTTGAGCATCTGGTTCTGTTTACATTGTGGTTTTCTCCTTTCCCAGGTATGCAGACAGGGTAAAGGAGTTGGGTCTCTCTGAAAGCACTGAGGACAATTACAAGTCCACGCCAATAGAGAAGGAACCTGACGAGAATGGCACCAACAATGTTGACTACTCCACTCTCTCTAACCTCAATGTGAGTCCTTGGCATTGGGTCTGCTCTGATGTATGTTTACCTGAGGTTCAATGAAAACAAAATCATAATATGGTATGACTGTTGATGTAAAGGTTAGtggataaaaaggaaacaaatatattAGGTACTGATAAACATATTCGCAAGGTGCACAGTAATTTTTATAACTGAGGAGCCATTGGAGTACATCACTGCAGTGAATGCTTCGGTGTATTTGAGAGGGGGCCTTCTTGTAACCTGTATTTTTCTTTGCAGGAAAATGAGATGAGTGCAGACCAGCAGGCCTTCCAAGTGGCCATGAGTGCAGtgcaggaggctgaggaggaggtggtggac
Coding sequences within:
- the LOC127008353 gene encoding kinesin-like protein KIF2A isoform X8, with amino-acid sequence MPPPKLDDEDEESSLSEADLSDYVSGLNVGRMARGSGRLLRSSRTHSNVPAAAHHPLRPPSAHTSHLPRPPGHQVARSQSASRLSMYTRQSQVPQSASTPATRSKDASRPRPSYLVKPPQNGEIRSNLQNKIGQSQARSTENISTSTVSKGSVPASIPPAARRRSNVVKEVDRIQKKREERRKQQAEKKEEKEALMNLDPGNPQWEFLNMIREFRSQLEFRTLKDGDPLEEHQITVAVRKRPLNKKEGPSRNMIPAATGLTLSDSTPLVVAAPNVTSLAENSKREIDVITIPKRNTLYVHEPRTKVDLTKYLENQNFRFDYAFDETCNNELVYKYTARPLVQTIFEGGMATCFAYGQTGSGKTHTMGGDFQGKNQDCAKGIYAMVAKDVFIYIKNPKYRNLNLQISASFFEIYGGKVFDLLNNKTKLRVLEDGKNVVQVVGLQERACESVDDVLRLISLGSQVRTSGQTTANNQSSRSHAVFQIILRNLDRIEKQGDKAYKLHGKFSLIDLAGNERGADTSSANRQTRMEGAEINKSLLALKECIRALGRKGAHLPFRASKLTQVLRDSFIGDKSKTCMIAMISPGMNCCEHTLNTLRYADRVKELGLSESTEDNYKSTPIEKEPDENGTNNVDYSTLSNLNENEMSADQQAFQVAMSAVQEAEEEVVDLHGQYFAHRDKMDKMLIPLYQMTNEVDYDVDAYAQQLGDVVLENLEWWNQLRDRVVKLRHQLEEEEKLSRRQHV
- the LOC127008353 gene encoding kinesin-like protein KIF2A isoform X1, which gives rise to MGNVFGKGKKKKGRRKKGTSDSSDDGTLKDSCDPYPSSSSYTPSLSSSASSISIPLPHLHSPPPPPQAFFVSLNNNNNNENNYGKKRKSKKGSRKMKGNGLSPPSPPLSSSKPSGVEEGRVHSATVSAVNPAARSVTVEWFEKGETKGKEIDFDAVFALNPDLAPQDQNAMPPPKLDDEDEESSLSEADLSDYVSGLNVGRMARGSGRLLRSSRTHSNVPAAAHHPLRPPSAHTSHLPRPPGHQVARSQSASRLSMYTRQSQVPQSASTPATRSKDASRPRPSYLVKPPQNGEIRSNLQNKIGQSQARSTENISTSTVSKGSVPASIPPAARRRSNVVKEVDRIQKKREERRKQQAEKKEEKEALMNLDPGNPQWEFLNMIREFRSQLEFRTLKDGDPLEEHQITVAVRKRPLNKKEGPSRNMIPAATGLTLSDSTPLVVAAPNVTSLAENSKREIDVITIPKRNTLYVHEPRTKVDLTKYLENQNFRFDYAFDETCNNELVYKYTARPLVQTIFEGGMATCFAYGQTGSGKTHTMGGDFQGKNQDCAKGIYAMVAKDVFIYIKNPKYRNLNLQISASFFEIYGGKVFDLLNNKTKLRVLEDGKNVVQVVGLQERACESVDDVLRLISLGSQVRTSGQTTANNQSSRSHAVFQIILRNLDRIEKQGDKAYKLHGKFSLIDLAGNERGADTSSANRQTRMEGAEINKSLLALKECIRALGRKGAHLPFRASKLTQVLRDSFIGDKSKTCMIAMISPGMNCCEHTLNTLRYADRVKELGLSESTEDNYKSTPIEKEPDENGTNNVDYSTLSNLNENEMSADQQAFQVAMSAVQEAEEEVVDLHGQYFAHRDKMDKMLIPLYQMTNEVDYDVDAYAQQLGDVVLENLEWWNQLRDRVVKLRHQLEEEEKLSRRQHV
- the LOC127008353 gene encoding kinesin-like protein KIF2A isoform X4, with the translated sequence MGNVFGKGKKKKGRRKKGTSDSSDDGTLKDSCDPYPSSSSYTPSLSSSASSISIPLPHLHSPPPPPQAFFVSLNNNNNNENNYGKKRKSKKGSRKMKGNGLSPPSPPLSSSKPSGVEEGRVHSATVSAVNPAARSVTVEWFEKGETKGKEIDFDAVFALNPDLAPQDQNAMPPPKLDDEDEESSLSEADLSDYVSGLNVGRMARGSGRLLRSSRTHSNVPAAAHHPLRPPSAHTSHLPRPPGHQVARSQSASRLSMYTRQSQVPQSASTPATRSKDASRPRPSYLVKPPQNGEIRSNLQNKIGQSQARSTENISTSTVSKGSVPASRRRSNVVKEVDRIQKKREERRKQQAEKKEEKEALMNLDPGNPQWEFLNMIREFRSQLEFRTLKDGDPLEEHQITVAVRKRPLNKKENSKREIDVITIPKRNTLYVHEPRTKVDLTKYLENQNFRFDYAFDETCNNELVYKYTARPLVQTIFEGGMATCFAYGQTGSGKTHTMGGDFQGKNQDCAKGIYAMVAKDVFIYIKNPKYRNLNLQISASFFEIYGGKVFDLLNNKTKLRVLEDGKNVVQVVGLQERACESVDDVLRLISLGSQVRTSGQTTANNQSSRSHAVFQIILRNLDRIEKQGDKAYKLHGKFSLIDLAGNERGADTSSANRQTRMEGAEINKSLLALKECIRALGRKGAHLPFRASKLTQVLRDSFIGDKSKTCMIAMISPGMNCCEHTLNTLRYADRVKELGLSESTEDNYKSTPIEKEPDENGTNNVDYSTLSNLNENEMSADQQAFQVAMSAVQEAEEEVVDLHGQYFAHRDKMDKMLIPLYQMTNEVDYDVDAYAQQLGDVVLENLEWWNQLRDRVVKLRHQLEEEEKLSRRQHV
- the LOC127008353 gene encoding kinesin-like protein KIF2A isoform X7 → MFTFSVLPGDREETGRVHSATVSAVNPAARSVTVEWFEKGETKGKEIDFDAVFALNPDLAPQDQNAMPPPKLDDEDEESSLSEADLSDYVSGLNVGRMARGSGRLLRSSRTHSNVPAAAHHPLRPPSAHTSHLPRPPGHQVARSQSASRLSMYTRQSQVPQSASTPATRSKDASRPRPSYLVKPPQNGEIRSNLQNKIGQSQARSTENISTSTVSKGSVPASIPPAARRRSNVVKEVDRIQKKREERRKQQAEKKEEKEALMNLDPGNPQWEFLNMIREFRSQLEFRTLKDGDPLEEHQITVAVRKRPLNKKEGPSRNMIPAATGLTLSDSTPLVVAAPNVTSLAENSKREIDVITIPKRNTLYVHEPRTKVDLTKYLENQNFRFDYAFDETCNNELVYKYTARPLVQTIFEGGMATCFAYGQTGSGKTHTMGGDFQGKNQDCAKGIYAMVAKDVFIYIKNPKYRNLNLQISASFFEIYGGKVFDLLNNKTKLRVLEDGKNVVQVVGLQERACESVDDVLRLISLGSQVRTSGQTTANNQSSRSHAVFQIILRNLDRIEKQGDKAYKLHGKFSLIDLAGNERGADTSSANRQTRMEGAEINKSLLALKECIRALGRKGAHLPFRASKLTQVLRDSFIGDKSKTCMIAMISPGMNCCEHTLNTLRYADRVKELGLSESTEDNYKSTPIEKEPDENGTNNVDYSTLSNLNENEMSADQQAFQVAMSAVQEAEEEVVDLHGQYFAHRDKMDKMLIPLYQMTNEVDYDVDAYAQQLGDVVLENLEWWNQLRDRVVKLRHQLEEEEKLSRRQHV
- the LOC127008353 gene encoding kinesin-like protein KIF2A isoform X6 — translated: MKMDEVNVGGLGVGVTVDIQRTDGRVHSATVSAVNPAARSVTVEWFEKGETKGKEIDFDAVFALNPDLAPQDQNAMPPPKLDDEDEESSLSEADLSDYVSGLNVGRMARGSGRLLRSSRTHSNVPAAAHHPLRPPSAHTSHLPRPPGHQVARSQSASRLSMYTRQSQVPQSASTPATRSKDASRPRPSYLVKPPQNGEIRSNLQNKIGQSQARSTENISTSTVSKGSVPASIPPAARRRSNVVKEVDRIQKKREERRKQQAEKKEEKEALMNLDPGNPQWEFLNMIREFRSQLEFRTLKDGDPLEEHQITVAVRKRPLNKKEGPSRNMIPAATGLTLSDSTPLVVAAPNVTSLAENSKREIDVITIPKRNTLYVHEPRTKVDLTKYLENQNFRFDYAFDETCNNELVYKYTARPLVQTIFEGGMATCFAYGQTGSGKTHTMGGDFQGKNQDCAKGIYAMVAKDVFIYIKNPKYRNLNLQISASFFEIYGGKVFDLLNNKTKLRVLEDGKNVVQVVGLQERACESVDDVLRLISLGSQVRTSGQTTANNQSSRSHAVFQIILRNLDRIEKQGDKAYKLHGKFSLIDLAGNERGADTSSANRQTRMEGAEINKSLLALKECIRALGRKGAHLPFRASKLTQVLRDSFIGDKSKTCMIAMISPGMNCCEHTLNTLRYADRVKELGLSESTEDNYKSTPIEKEPDENGTNNVDYSTLSNLNENEMSADQQAFQVAMSAVQEAEEEVVDLHGQYFAHRDKMDKMLIPLYQMTNEVDYDVDAYAQQLGDVVLENLEWWNQLRDRVVKLRHQLEEEEKLSRRQHV
- the LOC127008353 gene encoding kinesin-like protein KIF2A isoform X2; this encodes MGNVFGKGKKKKGRRKKGTSDSSDDGTLKDSCDPYPSSSSYTPSLSSSASSISIPLPHLHSPPPPPQAFFVSLNNNNNNENNYGKKRKSKKGSRKMKGNGLSPPSPPLSSSKPSGVEEGRVHSATVSAVNPAARSVTVEWFEKGETKGKEIDFDAVFALNPDLAPQDQNAMPPPKLDDEDEESSLSEADLSDYVSGLNVGRMARGSGRLLRSSRTHSNVPAAAHHPLRPPSAHTSHLPRPPGHQVARSQSASRLSMYTRQSQVPQSASTPATRSKDASRPRPSYLVKPPQNGEIRSNLQNKIGQSQARSTENISTSTVSKGSVPASRRRSNVVKEVDRIQKKREERRKQQAEKKEEKEALMNLDPGNPQWEFLNMIREFRSQLEFRTLKDGDPLEEHQITVAVRKRPLNKKEGPSRNMIPAATGLTLSDSTPLVVAAPNVTSLAENSKREIDVITIPKRNTLYVHEPRTKVDLTKYLENQNFRFDYAFDETCNNELVYKYTARPLVQTIFEGGMATCFAYGQTGSGKTHTMGGDFQGKNQDCAKGIYAMVAKDVFIYIKNPKYRNLNLQISASFFEIYGGKVFDLLNNKTKLRVLEDGKNVVQVVGLQERACESVDDVLRLISLGSQVRTSGQTTANNQSSRSHAVFQIILRNLDRIEKQGDKAYKLHGKFSLIDLAGNERGADTSSANRQTRMEGAEINKSLLALKECIRALGRKGAHLPFRASKLTQVLRDSFIGDKSKTCMIAMISPGMNCCEHTLNTLRYADRVKELGLSESTEDNYKSTPIEKEPDENGTNNVDYSTLSNLNENEMSADQQAFQVAMSAVQEAEEEVVDLHGQYFAHRDKMDKMLIPLYQMTNEVDYDVDAYAQQLGDVVLENLEWWNQLRDRVVKLRHQLEEEEKLSRRQHV
- the LOC127008353 gene encoding kinesin-like protein KIF2A isoform X5, which translates into the protein MGNVFGKGKKKKGRRKKGTSDSSDDGTLKDSCDPYPSSSSYTPSLSSSASSISIPLPHLHSPPPPPQAFFVSLNNNNNNENNYGKKRKSKKGSRKMKGNGLSPPSPPLSSSKPSGVEEGRVHSATVSAVNPAARSVTVEWFEKGETKGKEIDFDAVFALNPDLAPQDQNAMPPPKLYTRQSQVPQSASTPATRSKDASRPRPSYLVKPPQNGEIRSNLQNKIGQSQARSTENISTSTVSKGSVPASIPPAARRRSNVVKEVDRIQKKREERRKQQAEKKEEKEALMNLDPGNPQWEFLNMIREFRSQLEFRTLKDGDPLEEHQITVAVRKRPLNKKEGPSRNMIPAATGLTLSDSTPLVVAAPNVTSLAENSKREIDVITIPKRNTLYVHEPRTKVDLTKYLENQNFRFDYAFDETCNNELVYKYTARPLVQTIFEGGMATCFAYGQTGSGKTHTMGGDFQGKNQDCAKGIYAMVAKDVFIYIKNPKYRNLNLQISASFFEIYGGKVFDLLNNKTKLRVLEDGKNVVQVVGLQERACESVDDVLRLISLGSQVRTSGQTTANNQSSRSHAVFQIILRNLDRIEKQGDKAYKLHGKFSLIDLAGNERGADTSSANRQTRMEGAEINKSLLALKECIRALGRKGAHLPFRASKLTQVLRDSFIGDKSKTCMIAMISPGMNCCEHTLNTLRYADRVKELGLSESTEDNYKSTPIEKEPDENGTNNVDYSTLSNLNENEMSADQQAFQVAMSAVQEAEEEVVDLHGQYFAHRDKMDKMLIPLYQMTNEVDYDVDAYAQQLGDVVLENLEWWNQLRDRVVKLRHQLEEEEKLSRRQHV
- the LOC127008353 gene encoding kinesin-like protein KIF2A isoform X3 is translated as MGNVFGKGKKKKGRRKKGTSDSSDDGTLKDSCDPYPSSSSYTPSLSSSASSISIPLPHLHSPPPPPQAFFVSLNNNNNNENNYGKKRKSKKGSRKMKGNGLSPPSPPLSSSKPSGVEEGRVHSATVSAVNPAARSVTVEWFEKGETKGKEIDFDAVFALNPDLAPQDQNAMPPPKLDDEDEESSLSEADLSDYVSGLNVGRMARGSGRLLRSSRTHSNVPAAAHHPLRPPSAHTSHLPRPPGHQVARSQSASRLSMYTRQSQVPQSASTPATRSKDASRPRPSYLVKPPQNGEIRSNLQNKIGQSQARSTENISTSTVSKGSVPASIPPAARRRSNVVKEVDRIQKKREERRKQQAEKKEEKEALMNLDPGNPQWEFLNMIREFRSQLEFRTLKDGDPLEEHQITVAVRKRPLNKKENSKREIDVITIPKRNTLYVHEPRTKVDLTKYLENQNFRFDYAFDETCNNELVYKYTARPLVQTIFEGGMATCFAYGQTGSGKTHTMGGDFQGKNQDCAKGIYAMVAKDVFIYIKNPKYRNLNLQISASFFEIYGGKVFDLLNNKTKLRVLEDGKNVVQVVGLQERACESVDDVLRLISLGSQVRTSGQTTANNQSSRSHAVFQIILRNLDRIEKQGDKAYKLHGKFSLIDLAGNERGADTSSANRQTRMEGAEINKSLLALKECIRALGRKGAHLPFRASKLTQVLRDSFIGDKSKTCMIAMISPGMNCCEHTLNTLRYADRVKELGLSESTEDNYKSTPIEKEPDENGTNNVDYSTLSNLNENEMSADQQAFQVAMSAVQEAEEEVVDLHGQYFAHRDKMDKMLIPLYQMTNEVDYDVDAYAQQLGDVVLENLEWWNQLRDRVVKLRHQLEEEEKLSRRQHV